The genome window CCGGCTTTTATGTTAAAATCTAATAAAACTAAGGAGGACAGATGATATTTGATACCCTTAAGGAGTTTATGATGGCAACCCTTGGAGCCCAGGAGATGCTGAAACAGTTTGTAGAGGATTTGGTAAAAAAAGGGGAATTGAGCGAATCCCAGGGAATGAAGATGGTCAAAGAGTGGTCTGAAAAACTTGGAAAAACAGGCAGCGATTTGTCATCGAACCTTTCAGAGACCGTAAGCAAAACATTAGAGAAAATGAACCTTGCCACAAAAGATGATATTGACAAGCTAAATAAGAAAGTGAATTCTCTTTCAAACCGTATAAGTGCTCTTGAGGGCACAAAAAAAACAGATGAGTAAAATTTAACAGGGAACAGTGTAAGCATAAAAAATGTTTTCAGAAATTCTAAAACTTACAAAAACATATAAAAACATAAACAGAATAACCCAGATTCTAAACATACTTGCAAAGCATGGGTTTGGACAGTTTATAGAGCAGCTGAACTTAAACCGCCTGATACCGTTTAGGAAGCGGTTGAAAATACTTACTCAGGGACAGCTGATAGAGACAACGATAGCGGAGCGGTTGCGGCGGGCGTTTTCAGACCTGGGGCCGTCATTTATAAAACTGGCTCAAATCCTGTCCTCACGCCCTGACCTGATAACAGAGAAGTATGCCGCCGAGTTTGCCAAACTACAGGATGAGGTGCCGCCGTTTCCATTTGATCAGGTGAGGGAAATAATAGAAAAAGACCTCCACCTTCCCATTAATGAAATATTCATTGAGATAGAGCAGTCACCCATTGCCGCAGCCTCTGTTGCACAGGTACATAAGGCAATTCTCTATGACGGCACAAAGGTGGTTGTTAAAGTACAAAGACCAAACATCCGCCAGGTTATTGAGACCGACATAAGCATCATGAAATTTCTGGCTGCCCTGATGCTTAAGTACATTGCCGGAACGGAAATATTTAACCCCGTGGGAATAGTCGAGGAGTTCTCGAAAACCATAAAGAAAGAACTGAATTTTATGGAAGAGGCTAAAAACGTACAGCGTTTTACCAGGAATTTCAGGAGTGTTGAAAGCATAAAAATCCCGATATTATATCCTGCCTATACATCTGAGAGAGTACTTGTTCTTGAGCGTATAGAGGGTGTAAGGATAAATGATGTAAGGGCCATAGAAAAACTTGGATTAGACAAAGGGGAGATAGCGGAGAGTCTTGTAAACGCATACTTTAAGATGATTCTTGAGGATGGTTTTTTTCATGCCGATCCTCATCCGGGGAATCTTTTTGTTATGGATGACGGCGTAATAGGCATAGTGGATTACGGCATGGTTGGGTGGCTTACACCGGATGTGATGGAAAGCATTGCCGGAATACTTATAGCCATTGTCAACAAGGATTTCGAGAGTCTCATAGATGAGTTTATAACCATTGGAATGGTCACGGAGGAAATAGATATAGACCGGTTCAGAAGGGAGTTTCTTAACGATATGATGGAAATTCTTATTCCGCTTTATGATACGGCCCTTGCCGAGATTAACTTTGCCGAGTACCTTGACACTATAACCCATCTTTCCCTTAAGCATAAACTAAAGATTCCGTCCTCGCTCTTGTTGATAGATAAGTGTATGCTCATGGTTGACAGTATAGTGAGGGAAATAGATAAAGACTTTAACTTTATAACAGCCTCAGCCCCTTATACCTCCATGCTCATGAGGAAAAAGTACGGACCAAAAAAACTTTATGATAAGATCGGCAAAAATATTTCAGATTTGGCCGATTCCCTTGTTGACACTCCTAAGAAGATGCGTGTTTTGCTCAGAAAGATGATAAACAATGAATTCATTGTAAAATTTAACATAATAGGCATTGAACGCATTATAAGGGATTTTGACCGCTCCACCAACCGTCTTTCTTTCAGCATTGTAATCGCCTCAATTATAATGAGCTCCGCCATATTGACTATGTCCGGCAAAGGTGCAAAGATTTTTGATATGCCGGCAATCGGGACACTGGGTTTTATGATAGCCTTCTTCCTTGGCATATGGCTTATTATTTCCATAATACGCTCCGGAAGGCTCTGACATATTTTTTTAAAATATGTCTGTTAATTTTACAATCATTTCTTTTATAATACCGGCGGTATTGGATATTATTTACAGAACTTATACCGGGTTGCAGTCAAAAGAGTAACACAGAGGCGGCTGGGAGAAAGCGACACCTCTCCTTACAGGGGATTCCCCTTTAGGGGAGACGTCAAGGAGCTTTCGAACAAGCCGGCAAAGTTAATCGAATGAATGCACCATGGTATTAAACGAAAAGAGAGGAGTGTTTAGATGCCACTTATAACATGGACTGACAACCTGAGTGTACATGTCAGGGAGTTTGATGATCAGCACAAGAAGCTGATACAGATAATCAATGACCTTTTTGACGCTGTAACGGCAAGAAAGGGCAAGGAAGCACTTGAGCCGGTCTTAACGGAACTTATAGAGTACACAAAGTACCATTTTATCAATGAAGAGAATTTATTGGCTAAACATGGCTACCCGTACGCAGCGATTCACAAACAGGAGCATGATGATTTAACTCAAAAGGTAATGAGTTTTGAGGCTCAATTTAAAGCCGGCAGGGCAATGGTTGATCTGCTGCTTATGAATTTCCTAAAAGATTGGCTCACGAAACACATACTGGGCACAGACAAGAAGTACTCTGAATTTTTAAACAGTAAGGGCGTTAAATAGCCGCTCAGGGGTTATTATGATAGCGATAGTGGATTACGGCATGGGGAATCTCCGAAGTGTGCAGAAGGGTTTTCTTAAAGCGGGGATTGATGCAAGGGTCACGGCTCAGGCAGGTGATATTGAAGACGCCGGTGGAGTGGTCATTCCGGGGGTTGGAGCTTTCAGGGATTGTATGCGGAATCTGCAAAATCTCAACCTCATTGACACTATAAGGCGCTCAATTGAAAAAGGAAAGCCGCTTCTTGGCATATGTCTGGGCCTCCAGCTGCTTTTTACCGAATCGGAGGAGTTTGGAAACTCTGCCGGGCTTGGTATCTTTGAGGGCAAGGTTGTCAGGTTTCAGGATAAAACTCTTAAAATCCCTCACATGGGCTGGAATATTGTATCGCTGAAAAAGAGGCCGCCGCTTTTTGACGGTATAGAGGACGGAAAGTATTTCTATTTTGTCCATTCCTACTACGTAGCACCCACAGATAGTTCCATCATCTGCGGTGTAACTCCCTACGGAGCAGGATTTACCTCAATGGTGTGGAAAGACAACGTGTTTGCTATGCAGTTTCATCCTGAGAAAAGCCAGGCGGCAGGCCTTAAGATTTTAGAAAACTTCGGTAAATTCGTTAAAGCTCATTAAGCAGCTCCATCACCGTTTTATTTAACAACGGGTGTAATTTATGGGGGGCAAGCTCCAAAAGCGGCCTTAACACAAACTCCCTTTCGTGCATATGAGGATGTGGGATTTGAAGCTCTGCGGTCTTTATTATCATATCTTCATAAAACACAATATCCATGTCTATAACACGAGGCCCCCACCTGTAAATCAACCGGCGTCCCATATCTCTTTCAATTTTTTTGAGTATAGTTAAAAGCTCGGAGGGCTGAAAAATTGTATCAATTTCCACACACATGTTTATAAAATCCGGTTGAGTTGTTACACCCCAGGGGCGGGTTTCATACATTGAGGATGCAGCCTTAACCACCACGGCGTGTGATTGCAGCAGCTCAACAGCCCTTGAGCAATTGGCAGCCCTGTCTCCCATGTTTGAACCTATACTTATGAAGGATTGCAATTAAATTTCCGGTGGCATGAGAGATAAACATTATACTCAGCCGATAGCTCATACCAAGTAGCCTTCATATCGTTTGACCCAGCACTAACATCTATTGCAGAGATAATAACCCAAAACTGTTACAGTTATAAAGTAATGCCGATTGTCCTCCGTTATTTTTTTTCTTGACATTTAAGTAGTCTTTAATATAATGTTATGCTAATCATTTCAACTGGTACCAGGTATTATCTTTATTGGGAGGCCTTATGGCTACAAAACCGAAGTTAAGCATGTACTGGGCTTCATCGTGCGGAGGCTGTGAGATTTCTTTAATAAATATTAACGAAAAAATTCTTGATCTGGCGGCAAGTTTTGATTTCATGTTTTGTCCTTGTCTGCTCGATACAAAAAAGAAAGACATTGAAGCACTCAAAGACGGCGAAATTGCTATAACGTTTTTCAATGGGGCAATACGTACTGAGGAAAACGAAGAGATGGCACACCTTTTACGAAAAAAATCGGCACTGCTTATCGCCTTTGGCTCGTGCGCCTATGAGGGATGTATTCCCGCCCTCAGTAATCTGTACACAAAGACCGCTCATTTCAATTCCATTTATCTGGACAGTCCTACCGTGGATAACCCTCTGGGTATCGTTCCTAAACCTGAGACCACAGTGCCCGAGGGCAAGCTTACATTACCGGCATTTTACGACAGGGTGAAAACCCTCTCACAGGTGACAGATGTGGATTATTCCATCCCGGGCTGCCCGCCTGAGCCAAAACAGATATGGAATGTTATAGAGGCCGTGATTGCGGGTAAGACACCGCCCCCAAAGGGAAGTAACCTTGGAGCCGGTAAGTCTTCGGTATGTAATGAATGTGAGAGAAAGAAGGAAGACAAAAAGATAAGCCGGTTTTACCGCACTTACGAGATAGTACCGGATACGGAGACGTGTCTGCTGGATCAGGGCCTTATTTGTATGGGAATAGCCACAAGTGACGGCTGCGGCGCACTGTGCCCAAAGGTAAATATGCCCTGTACGGGCTGTTACGGCCCACCTGAGGGAACTCTCGACCAGGGGGCAAAGATGGTGGCCGCCCTCGGTTCCATTATTGATATAGGCGACAAAAAAGGCCTCAGTGATGATGAGCTGGCAAATCGGGCGGATGCTATAATTGACTCCATACCGGATTATTCCGGAACTTTTTACAAGTACAGCATGGCAGGTTCAATTTTAGGAGGGACAAGGCAATAAGGCGCATTTCAATAGACCCCATAACCAGGCTTGAGGGACACGGTAAAATAGAGATATTCCTTGACGAGGGAGGAGATGTTGTCAACACGTACTTCCAGGTGCCGGAGTTAAGGGGGTTTGAGCAGTTTTGTGTCGGTAGGCTTGCCGAGGAGATGCCGGTTATCACTAACCGCATATGCGGGGTGTGCCCTGAGGCACATCATATAGCCTCTGTTAAAGCCCTTGATGAACTCTTTGGTGTTGTGCCGCCTGATGCCGCTAAAAAAATAAGAGAACTTATATACATGGCTTTTTTCATTGCCGACCACACTACCCATTTCTATGCTCTGGGGGGGCCTGACTTTATAGTGGGCCCGGATGCGCCTCCCTCCGAACGAAACATCCTGGGAGTTATCAACAAGGTCGGCCCGGATGCCGCCAAAGAAGTGATTAAATGCAGGGCAAGAAATCACCACGTGCTTGAAATGGTAGGAGGCCGTGGAATTCACATGCCTGCCGGAGTTCCCGGGGGCTGGAGCAAATCCATAAATGAACGGGAAAGAAAAGAGATTGAGGTTATAGCTAAAGAAAACATTGACTTTGCACTCTTTAGCCTAAAAGCCTTTGATGATATAGTGCTAAAAAATCCGGCATACCTTGACCTTGTCACCTCAGACGTCTATGTCCACAGCACATACTACATGGGGCTTGTAGATAGCCGAAACCGTGTAAACTTCTATGACGGAATGGTCAGAATAGTTGACCCTGAGGGTAAGGAGTTTGTAAAGTACCATCCGCGGGATTATGTAAGCCACATAGCCGAACGTGTAGAGGAGTGGTCATACCTGAAATATCCTTATATTAAAGCAGTCGGCTGGAAGGGTTTTGTTGACGGAAAAGACAGCGGAATATATGCAGCCTCTCCGCTATCCAGATTAAATGTCTCAGACTCCATGCCAACACCCGGAGCACAGGAACACTTCGAGAAAATGTATGAAACTCTGGGCTCCAAAAAAGTAAACGGCAGATATCAACCCATCCATCACAGGCTTGTTACTCACTGGGCACGGCTTATAGAGCTTCTCTATGCCGCAGAGCATATGCTTGAGCTTGCCACCGGCCCTGAGATTACTTCCCCAAAAGTAAGAGTAATCCCGGAAAAGATTGTGGGCAAAGGGATAGGGTGTGTTGAGGCACCGAGGGGTACGTTGACACACCACTATGAAAGTGACGGCAGGGGAGTGCTCACTATGGTCAACATGATTGTAGGCACCACAAATAACTATGCCCCTATGACACTTTCCATAAAAAGAGCGGCGGAGAAACTCATAACTAAAGGAAAAATAATAGAGCAGGGATTGTTAAATAAAATAGAGATGGCCTTCAGGCTATATGATCCGTGTCTTTCATGTTCCACACATTCACTGCCCGGACAGATGCCGTTGGTTGTTAACATAAGAAACTCTGACGGAAAGGTTGTAAGGACATTCAGCCGGTAGAATCTGTATGGCTGATTGCAGAGGAGTTTAATTGAAAACTATAGTAATAGGACTGGGAAATCCACTATTGCGTGACGACAGTGTAGGACCTAAAGCCGCCCGGTTAATAAGGCAGCGGCTGGAGGGCGATATGTTATGCCACAGAGCGGATGTTAGAGTCTCTGAGGTTTATGCCGGAGGAATACGTCTTTTGGATGCAATGGCAGGGTTTGACAGAGCCTTTATTATTGACTCAATCATAACCGGAAAACCGCCCGGCACGGTTTACAAATTAACGCCGCAGAGCTTACCGCAAACAAGAAATTGCGGCTGTAGTCACGACATGACGTTGCCGATGGCCCTTGGCATGGGTAAAATGCTTGGGATGGAACTGCCTACAGATATACAAATCTGGGCAATTGAGGCAAAGGACATTAACTGCTTTGGCGAGGAGCTTTCGCTGGAGGTTGAGAGGTCCCTACCCATGGTTATTAATGATGTTATGGACGTCTTAAAATGAAAAGGAAGGGGTCAAGGGGGTTAGCCCCCTTGCGGATAGGGTTTTAGGGAAAGGCAGAGCCTTTCCCTAAACTCTCTCTTTCTCATTTAAGGAACAAAGTGAATGAAAATAGGAGTTTATTTTTGTAACTGCGGCTCGAACATATCCGGCAAGGTGGATTCTGAGCAGGTCGGAAAAGTGATTGAAACTCTTGGCGATGTGGCATATTTTAAGATAAACGATATTATGTGCGCAGAGGAGGGCAAGCAGTTTTTAAATGATGACATAGCAGCGGAGAGACCGGAGAGAATCGTCATAGCGGCATGTTCACCCCGTGAGCATGAAAACACATTTATGTGTGTGCTCTCCGGCACCGGTATGAACCCATACCTTATGCAAATGGTCAACATCCGGGAGCAGGTAGCATGGGTAACAGACGATATTGATACGGCCTCGGCAAAAGCCGCCAATCTCATAAAGGGTGCTGTAAAAAGAGTAGCCTTTCATAAACCGCTGGAGAGAAAATCAATACAGATGTCTCCGGATGTCTTAATTATCGGGGCAGGGCCTGCCGGATTAAAGGCGGCGCTAACCATAGCGGAGACGGGCAGAAAGGTAACTCTTGTCGAAAAGAGACCGGTTATCGGCGGGCAGCCTGTGCTCTATGAGGAGGTATTTCCAAATCTTCAGTGTGCTCCTTGTATGCTTGAGCCCATCCTTAATGAAACACTTCACGGGCGGCACGCTGAAAGTATAGAGATACTTACCCTGTCTGAGGTTGTGGAATTAAACGGCTTTTACGGCAATTTCATAGCAAAGATAAAAAACAATCCGCGATATGCAGACCTGCACCGGTGCATAGGCTGTGGGGAGTGTATCGGAGTGTGTCCGGTTGATGTAAAAAATGAATTTAACAATGCACTTGACAACAGAAAAGCAATATCGCTTTCATTTGCAGGGGCGCTGCCTAATGTTCCATTTATAGATATGACGGCGTGTTTGAGGGCAAAGGGTGAGGAGTGCAAACTATGCAGCCAATCCTGTCCGCTGGGTGAGGGCATAATACTTTATGACGATGCAGAGGAAATTGTGGAGAGGCAAATTGGAGCTGTTATTGTGGCAGCCGGGGCGGCGCTTTATGACGCCGGATTAATCCCGGAGGTGGGATACGGCACAGTGTCTGATATTTATACAGCCTTTGAGTTTGAACGGCTGCTCTCTTCAACCGGCCCCACTGGAGGCCGGCTTATAACCAGTTTAGGCTCTGTACCGGAGTCCATTGCTATAATTCACTGTGCCGGAAGCCTTGACGGTAACCATAAGGAGTACTGCTCCGGTGTGTGTTGCCAGTGCGCATTTAAATTTAATCTGATGGTAGAGCATAAACTGCCCAACACACAAATACACCATTTCTATAAAGAGCTTGTGTATCCCGGCAAGGAGGAGTACTTTCTTTATAAGCGGGCAAAGGAAAACCCTAATGCTACATTTACAAGATACAGCAATATTGACACAATAGAGATAAGTGCCGGTGATGAGGGTGGTATCATAATAAAAAACATCTTGTTGGAAAAGGGTTTTATAAAAACAGACATGGTAGTATTGTGCCTTGCTATGGTGCCGGCCAAAGATTCGGCCACACTACATGAAGTGCTGGGTACAACGGCGGATACTTACGGTTTTTTTGAGCAACTCCATGGATGTCTGGATTCAACCAAAAGCAAAGTGCGAGGGATATACATAGCTGGAGCATGTCAGGCGCCTGTAAACATTGCACAGGCGATGACTCAGGGGACGGCTTCAGCAGGGTATGTGCTCTCCGGGCTTGTTGAGGGAAAGCAACTGGAGATAGAGCCCATAACGGCCTCTGTGGCTGCAGAGAGATGCTCCGGATGCAGGGTTTGTATGCACTTATGTCCGTACAGGGCAATAGCGTTTGATGCAGAGACACGGAAATCCTCAGTTAACGATGTGCTTTGCCAGGGCTGCGGAACATGTGTTGCAGCCTGCCCTGCCGGAGCTATAAGCGGTAACCATTTTACAAATGAGGCAATATTTGCAGAGATAGAAGGGGTTTTGTCATGATAGAGGACAGGACTGGTAAACCCTGCAGTTTTGAACCAAAGATAGTAGGTTTTTTGTGTAACTGGTGTTCATATGCCGCAGCGGATAAAGCGGGAGGATTGCAAAAGAGCTATCCACCCAATGTAAGTATCATAAAGGTAATGTGCAGCGGGAGGGTTGACCCTCAATTTGTACTTAAAGCATATAGTGCGGGGGCGGACGGTGTTTTGATACTGGCCTGCCATCCCGGCGATTGCCACTACAAAGAGGGCAATTACATAGCTATGCAACGGCACCGGTTGCTTTTGCGGATGTTGAATCAACACGGCATTGAAAGCCGGCGGTGCAGGTTTGACTATGTTTCAGCCGGAGAGGGAGAGCGATTTATCGAAATCATGACTGAGATGGTTGAAACAGTCAGAGAGCTGGGTCAGTTAAACAAATCCGTGATTTCAGACAATGTGATGGAAGAAAATATAACAGAAAAAAGGAGTTAAAATATGGCCACTATGGTGTTAGACCTTAAGGGTATGAAGTGTCCGCAACCCACACTTCAGATGACTGTAAAGGTGCGTACGGAGTTAAAGCCGGGGGACCTTCTGGAGGTAGTTGCCGATTGCCCAACCTTTGCCAATGATTTGAAGGGATGGGGGGAACGGATGAAGAAAACCGTCCTGTGGGTAAAAGATGAGGGCAACGGCGCTAAACGTTGTCAGGTGAAAATATAGAAGCTCAGCGGCCCCAGGCATTTTTAAAAGAGCTTAGCCCGAAATCCAACATAGAGGAGAGAAAACGAGTAAAAATGTTGAAATTAAAGGAGATAAATAGTAGAAAAAAAATGGATAGTCTGCTGTAATCTGAAATTTCTGCTCAAAAATCCCTTTTTTTAGGGAATTCGATTTTCTATATTGGATTTCGGAAGGCAATGGTTTATTTCTTTTTTTTAACGGTTTTGATATAATAGCAGCCATGGCATATACATTACCAACAGAAGTGTATAATCTCCTTGAGAAGAAACTTGGAAAAGATGAAACCCTTGAAATCGGTAAAATGCTTGAGGACTCATTAAGTAACAGTCAAACTGTGCAGACGGAGTCAATTACCAAAGCAGACTTAACAAGACTTGAGGAGGTTTTTAAGACAGACATAACACGGCTGGAAGAGACATTGAAGATACACACTCAACACTCAGCCGGCACTAAAGTTAAGACTGAATATAAAACTGAAACAACAGATCCAGCCTCACCGATTAGTGAACTCATAGATAGAGCGAAAAAATTCTCAGAGGATATATTTAATCAGCCAATAGGCGTCAAAGGGGTTGATGATTCTGATGTCTCTGCGGTCTTTAACCATCTGTTTACAAATTTCAGCGATTATAAGGAACAGATGGAGGAAAAGTCCGGCGAGCTGGCTGAGATCAACAAACAGATGCTCACCGAGATAGTGGAGAGAAAACGTGCAGAAAAGAAGTTGCAGTACGTAGTTGAGCTGATTAAACTGATAACTAATATATCATCTACATTTATAACGATCCCCTCAGGGGATGTAAAAAATTGGCTTAATCACGCCCTGCAGACAATCGGTGATTTTATCGGTGTTGAAAGAGGCTATATTGTGGTGTTTACGGGTGAGGGTATAGCTCAGGTGGAGCTCTTTGAGTGGTGTGCGGAGGGTATATCGCCGAAGTACTCGGGAAGGGAAAGCCTGCTTACAGATGAAACCGGTCTGCTTAGGACGGATAACCTCATACCGGAGAGATGGTTTGCAAAGTTAAGTGTTTTTGAAAACATATATATCGGCTCGGTAAACGAGCTGCCGGAGGATCCGCTAACCGAACGGGAATTTTTTGAAACCTACTCTATGAAAACCATGTTAGCCCTGCCAATGGTCTATGGCGAGACATTAATAGGGATGCTTGGGTTTGATGCAATAACAGAAGAGAAATACTTTGCCTCCGATGTTATATCTCTTATGAGAATAGCGGCTGAAATATTTGTACATGCCCTTCAAAGAAGACGCACTGATGATGCAGTGCGTGAGAGTTGGGAACGTTTACAGGCAATTGTTGACAATGCTCAGGCAGTTATATACTTAAAGGATAAAAACGGCCGCTATATGATGGTTAACCGCCGCTATGAGGAAATATTTAATAAATCAAAAGAGGATGTTTTAGGTAAAGCCGATAATGATATTTTTGATGAATCTTACGGTGAGCCGTTTCATATTAATGACCTGGAGGTCATCGAAAGCGGCAACCCGATTGAGACGGAGGAAACCATACATCACGCCAAAGGGGTAAGCACTTTTGTCTCTATGAAGTTCCCCCTATTTGATAAATCACAGTCCATATATGCTGTGTGCGGCATTTCAACCGATATAACACAAAGGAAACAGGAAGAGGAAGAGCTGATTACCTACAGAAACCAGCTTGAGAAACTTGTCAAAGAGCGTACACTTGAACTTACCGCCTCTAATGAAAAACTATTGCTTGAGATATCACAACGTAAGAGAGTAGAGGAGGAGTTAATCCGCTCCAAAAATACTGCAGAAGGCGCAAACAAGGCAAAAAGCGCATTTCTGGCCAATATGAGCCATGAACTCCGTACCCCAATGAACGGCATAATAGGAATGACGGAGTTAGTACTCGATACCAACATAGACTCAGAGCAGAGAGAGTATCTAATGATGGTTAAAAACTCATCACACCACCTATTGGGTCTCCTAAACGGTATCCTGGATTTTTCCAAGATTGAAGCCGGCAAAATGGAAAAGGATGAGGTGGATTTCGATTTGATCTCAACGATAAGAATCACAGTTGAACCATTTGTAATACAAGCTCAGAGCAGGGGGATAAAGCTTAGTACTGAAATATCACCGGATGTGCCTGCTTTATTGAGGGGAGATGTCGGAAGGCTAAGGCAGATACTGGTTAATCTTATAGGTAATGCACTTAAGTTTACCGAAAAGGGTACTATAGGGTTAAAGCTTGAGGTTGCTCCGAAAACTATAGGCAATAGAACTTTCCCCGCTGTTGATATTAATGAGATGCGTTTACTGTTTAGCGTATCCGACACCGGAATAGGAATTCCGCAGGAGAAGTTTGACATGATCTTTGAGAGCTTCACACAAGGTGAAGTTTTTATGACAAAAAAGTA of Nitrospirae bacterium YQR-1 contains these proteins:
- a CDS encoding 4Fe-4S dicluster domain-containing protein, whose protein sequence is MGCGECIGVCPVDVKNEFNNALDNRKAISLSFAGALPNVPFIDMTACLRAKGEECKLCSQSCPLGEGIILYDDAEEIVERQIGAVIVAAGAALYDAGLIPEVGYGTVSDIYTAFEFERLLSSTGPTGGRLITSLGSVPESIAIIHCAGSLDGNHKEYCSGVCCQCAFKFNLMVEHKLPNTQIHHFYKELVYPGKEEYFLYKRAKENPNATFTRYSNIDTIEISAGDEGGIIIKNILLEKGFIKTDMVVLCLAMVPAKDSATLHEVLGTTADTYGFFEQLHGCLDSTKSKVRGIYIAGACQAPVNIAQAMTQGTASAGYVLSGLVEGKQLEIEPITASVAAERCSGCRVCMHLCPYRAIAFDAETRKSSVNDVLCQGCGTCVAACPAGAISGNHFTNEAIFAEIEGVLS
- a CDS encoding hydrogenase iron-sulfur subunit, with the protein product MIEDRTGKPCSFEPKIVGFLCNWCSYAAADKAGGLQKSYPPNVSIIKVMCSGRVDPQFVLKAYSAGADGVLILACHPGDCHYKEGNYIAMQRHRLLLRMLNQHGIESRRCRFDYVSAGEGERFIEIMTEMVETVRELGQLNKSVISDNVMEENITEKRS
- a CDS encoding sulfurtransferase TusA family protein; the encoded protein is MATMVLDLKGMKCPQPTLQMTVKVRTELKPGDLLEVVADCPTFANDLKGWGERMKKTVLWVKDEGNGAKRCQVKI
- a CDS encoding AarF/ABC1/UbiB kinase family protein, producing the protein MFSEILKLTKTYKNINRITQILNILAKHGFGQFIEQLNLNRLIPFRKRLKILTQGQLIETTIAERLRRAFSDLGPSFIKLAQILSSRPDLITEKYAAEFAKLQDEVPPFPFDQVREIIEKDLHLPINEIFIEIEQSPIAAASVAQVHKAILYDGTKVVVKVQRPNIRQVIETDISIMKFLAALMLKYIAGTEIFNPVGIVEEFSKTIKKELNFMEEAKNVQRFTRNFRSVESIKIPILYPAYTSERVLVLERIEGVRINDVRAIEKLGLDKGEIAESLVNAYFKMILEDGFFHADPHPGNLFVMDDGVIGIVDYGMVGWLTPDVMESIAGILIAIVNKDFESLIDEFITIGMVTEEIDIDRFRREFLNDMMEILIPLYDTALAEINFAEYLDTITHLSLKHKLKIPSSLLLIDKCMLMVDSIVREIDKDFNFITASAPYTSMLMRKKYGPKKLYDKIGKNISDLADSLVDTPKKMRVLLRKMINNEFIVKFNIIGIERIIRDFDRSTNRLSFSIVIASIIMSSAILTMSGKGAKIFDMPAIGTLGFMIAFFLGIWLIISIIRSGRL
- a CDS encoding phasin family protein → MIFDTLKEFMMATLGAQEMLKQFVEDLVKKGELSESQGMKMVKEWSEKLGKTGSDLSSNLSETVSKTLEKMNLATKDDIDKLNKKVNSLSNRISALEGTKKTDE
- the hisH gene encoding imidazole glycerol phosphate synthase subunit HisH; the encoded protein is MIAIVDYGMGNLRSVQKGFLKAGIDARVTAQAGDIEDAGGVVIPGVGAFRDCMRNLQNLNLIDTIRRSIEKGKPLLGICLGLQLLFTESEEFGNSAGLGIFEGKVVRFQDKTLKIPHMGWNIVSLKKRPPLFDGIEDGKYFYFVHSYYVAPTDSSIICGVTPYGAGFTSMVWKDNVFAMQFHPEKSQAAGLKILENFGKFVKAH
- a CDS encoding NADH:ubiquinone oxidoreductase; protein product: MATKPKLSMYWASSCGGCEISLININEKILDLAASFDFMFCPCLLDTKKKDIEALKDGEIAITFFNGAIRTEENEEMAHLLRKKSALLIAFGSCAYEGCIPALSNLYTKTAHFNSIYLDSPTVDNPLGIVPKPETTVPEGKLTLPAFYDRVKTLSQVTDVDYSIPGCPPEPKQIWNVIEAVIAGKTPPPKGSNLGAGKSSVCNECERKKEDKKISRFYRTYEIVPDTETCLLDQGLICMGIATSDGCGALCPKVNMPCTGCYGPPEGTLDQGAKMVAALGSIIDIGDKKGLSDDELANRADAIIDSIPDYSGTFYKYSMAGSILGGTRQ
- a CDS encoding bacteriohemerythrin — protein: MPLITWTDNLSVHVREFDDQHKKLIQIINDLFDAVTARKGKEALEPVLTELIEYTKYHFINEENLLAKHGYPYAAIHKQEHDDLTQKVMSFEAQFKAGRAMVDLLLMNFLKDWLTKHILGTDKKYSEFLNSKGVK
- the folK gene encoding 2-amino-4-hydroxy-6-hydroxymethyldihydropteridine diphosphokinase; this translates as MGDRAANCSRAVELLQSHAVVVKAASSMYETRPWGVTTQPDFINMCVEIDTIFQPSELLTILKKIERDMGRRLIYRWGPRVIDMDIVFYEDMIIKTAELQIPHPHMHEREFVLRPLLELAPHKLHPLLNKTVMELLNEL
- a CDS encoding hydrogenase maturation protease → MKTIVIGLGNPLLRDDSVGPKAARLIRQRLEGDMLCHRADVRVSEVYAGGIRLLDAMAGFDRAFIIDSIITGKPPGTVYKLTPQSLPQTRNCGCSHDMTLPMALGMGKMLGMELPTDIQIWAIEAKDINCFGEELSLEVERSLPMVINDVMDVLK
- a CDS encoding Ni/Fe hydrogenase subunit alpha, with the translated sequence MRRISIDPITRLEGHGKIEIFLDEGGDVVNTYFQVPELRGFEQFCVGRLAEEMPVITNRICGVCPEAHHIASVKALDELFGVVPPDAAKKIRELIYMAFFIADHTTHFYALGGPDFIVGPDAPPSERNILGVINKVGPDAAKEVIKCRARNHHVLEMVGGRGIHMPAGVPGGWSKSINERERKEIEVIAKENIDFALFSLKAFDDIVLKNPAYLDLVTSDVYVHSTYYMGLVDSRNRVNFYDGMVRIVDPEGKEFVKYHPRDYVSHIAERVEEWSYLKYPYIKAVGWKGFVDGKDSGIYAASPLSRLNVSDSMPTPGAQEHFEKMYETLGSKKVNGRYQPIHHRLVTHWARLIELLYAAEHMLELATGPEITSPKVRVIPEKIVGKGIGCVEAPRGTLTHHYESDGRGVLTMVNMIVGTTNNYAPMTLSIKRAAEKLITKGKIIEQGLLNKIEMAFRLYDPCLSCSTHSLPGQMPLVVNIRNSDGKVVRTFSR